From a region of the Bradyrhizobium diazoefficiens genome:
- a CDS encoding SulP family inorganic anion transporter — translation MTDPAIIVSPAPRFNPAVKRALNDILGGSAASVLTVTFGLSYSLLIFTGPLSPYLSYGIAATFISSAVLAAVIALGSSLPFAIAAPDTSTAAVTGILAVSLVERIEAASLPAPLLPSILITLGLSTALTGVVLCGLGLTRMGRAIRYVPYPVIGGFLGATGLLIVMGAIRVITDHPVQLATLLRLANGVALSELGAACAMAVVLHLTWDRSRGPFGLPIILIGGMFTAHVAFWVSGISLEQARALGWTFRPPPQATFMLPWHIDDLTQYPWSAVPDLLGNLVAVIFVTASSTLFNTTGIEVAVHREANLERELNVTGAANMLSGALGGYAGCISVSRSILNFSSGGRGRLSGLTVACMSLLMLAIAPELLGYMPKFVLGGLLLYLGADQLHKWIIESRKRLSKLEYLSLLAIIVIIVTWGFVPGILIGVIIGCATFAFSAARVESIKYSFDGSEYRSSLDRSRDDQEVLLAHGGKIQGLNLQSYLFFGSANRLYQRVKRLLQDRPECRYLLFDFKLVTGIDSSAAYSFAQIKRSAADLGVELILVHLSAAAEKVLRSSDFIGDGVAIISELDHALEWCENELIAQHQELAQEAASLRGWFTRILDSEDDADELIRRCQRLEVGAGEVIVRAGDPADSMHFILDGRLGIMVPAEDDRTTRVRSLGRYTTIGEMGLVSQTPRSATIQAEVDSVLYVLNTRQFDAIRDEAPALSHKLLTYFVSVMAERLTFANRTIAVLRR, via the coding sequence GTGACCGATCCAGCAATTATTGTCAGCCCGGCTCCTCGATTCAATCCGGCAGTCAAGCGTGCGCTGAATGACATCCTGGGCGGCAGCGCCGCCAGCGTCCTGACCGTCACCTTCGGCCTGTCCTATTCGCTGCTGATCTTCACCGGACCGCTGTCGCCCTACCTGTCCTACGGAATTGCGGCGACCTTTATCAGCTCCGCGGTGCTTGCGGCCGTGATCGCACTCGGCAGTTCGCTGCCTTTCGCGATTGCCGCACCCGATACCTCGACCGCCGCGGTGACAGGCATCCTCGCCGTCTCGCTGGTCGAGCGCATCGAGGCGGCCAGCCTGCCGGCACCGCTGCTCCCGTCCATCCTGATCACGCTCGGCCTGTCGACGGCGCTGACCGGCGTCGTGCTGTGCGGATTGGGACTGACGCGAATGGGGCGCGCCATCCGCTACGTGCCTTACCCTGTGATCGGCGGCTTTCTCGGCGCCACCGGACTCCTGATCGTCATGGGTGCGATCCGGGTGATCACCGATCATCCCGTGCAGCTCGCGACACTCCTCCGCCTCGCCAACGGCGTCGCGCTGTCGGAGCTGGGCGCGGCCTGTGCGATGGCCGTGGTGCTGCATCTGACCTGGGACCGCTCGCGCGGCCCGTTCGGATTGCCGATCATCTTGATCGGCGGCATGTTCACCGCGCATGTGGCGTTCTGGGTCTCGGGTATTTCGCTGGAGCAAGCGCGCGCCTTGGGCTGGACCTTCCGGCCCCCTCCGCAGGCAACCTTCATGCTGCCCTGGCACATCGACGACCTCACGCAATATCCGTGGTCAGCCGTGCCGGACCTGCTCGGCAATCTCGTCGCCGTCATCTTCGTCACCGCTTCCAGCACGCTGTTCAATACCACCGGCATCGAAGTCGCCGTGCATCGTGAAGCCAATCTGGAGCGCGAGCTGAACGTCACCGGCGCGGCCAACATGCTGAGCGGCGCACTCGGCGGCTACGCCGGCTGCATCTCGGTCAGCCGCTCTATCCTTAATTTCAGCAGCGGCGGCCGCGGACGCCTGTCCGGCCTCACGGTTGCTTGCATGTCGCTGTTGATGCTCGCGATTGCCCCGGAGCTGCTCGGCTACATGCCGAAATTCGTGCTCGGCGGCCTGCTGCTCTATCTCGGCGCCGACCAGCTGCACAAATGGATCATCGAGTCGCGCAAGCGGCTGTCGAAACTGGAATATCTCTCGCTGCTCGCCATCATCGTCATCATCGTTACCTGGGGTTTCGTGCCGGGCATCCTGATCGGCGTCATCATCGGCTGCGCGACCTTCGCGTTCAGCGCGGCGCGGGTGGAGTCGATCAAGTACAGCTTCGACGGCTCGGAATACCGCTCCTCGCTCGATCGCTCGCGCGACGACCAGGAGGTGCTGCTGGCCCATGGCGGCAAGATTCAGGGACTCAATCTTCAGAGCTATCTGTTCTTCGGCTCCGCCAACCGGCTGTACCAGCGCGTCAAGCGGCTGCTGCAGGATCGGCCGGAGTGCCGCTATCTGCTGTTCGACTTCAAGCTCGTCACCGGCATTGATTCCTCCGCCGCCTACAGCTTTGCCCAGATCAAGCGTAGCGCGGCCGATCTCGGCGTCGAGCTGATCCTGGTGCATCTATCGGCCGCGGCCGAGAAAGTGCTGCGCTCGAGCGATTTCATCGGCGACGGCGTCGCCATCATTTCCGAGCTCGACCATGCGCTGGAATGGTGCGAGAACGAGCTCATCGCGCAACATCAGGAGCTGGCGCAGGAAGCAGCCAGCCTGCGCGGCTGGTTCACGCGGATCCTCGACAGCGAGGACGATGCCGACGAACTGATCCGCCGCTGCCAGCGCCTCGAGGTCGGGGCCGGCGAAGTCATCGTGCGGGCCGGCGACCCCGCCGATTCCATGCATTTCATCCTGGACGGCCGCCTCGGCATCATGGTGCCCGCCGAAGACGACCGCACCACACGCGTGCGCAGCTTGGGGCGCTACACCACGATCGGCGAGATGGGTCTGGTGTCGCAGACGCCCCGCAGCGCAACGATTCAGGCCGAGGTCGACAGCGTGCTGTACGTGCTCAACACGCGCCAGTTCGACGCCATCAGGGACGAGGCCCCCGCCCTCAGCCACAAGCTCCTGACCTATTTCGTATCGGTCATGGCCGAGCGGCTGACGTTTGCGAATAGGACGATCGCGGTGCTGAGGAGATGA
- a CDS encoding pirin family protein, with amino-acid sequence MSWQPSNDPVLGDPMSCEALDLVIVPRTRDLGDGFAVRRALPHGKRQMVGPFIFFDHFGPVQFVSGKGMDVRPHPHIGLATVTYLFDGAIMHRDSEGNVQEIAPGAMNLMTAGRGIAHSERTPDAQRASGQQMLGLQSWIALPAGSEEIAPSFQHYAAGDLPMISERDFTARVIAGSSFGVTSPVTMVSPWFYTEVTAVAGASVPLDPDHEERAIYVVEGEVEIANERYEGPRLLIFRPGDRITVKALKATRMMFLGGDALEGPRHIWWNFVSSSKERIEQAKQDWKTGRFAAVPQEHEFIPLPE; translated from the coding sequence ATGAGCTGGCAACCCTCGAACGATCCCGTGCTCGGCGATCCCATGTCCTGCGAGGCGCTCGATCTCGTCATCGTGCCGCGCACGCGCGATCTCGGCGACGGATTCGCGGTCCGGCGCGCGTTGCCGCATGGCAAGCGGCAGATGGTCGGCCCGTTCATCTTCTTCGACCATTTTGGGCCGGTGCAATTCGTCTCCGGCAAGGGCATGGACGTACGGCCGCATCCGCATATCGGGCTTGCCACCGTCACCTATCTGTTCGACGGCGCGATCATGCATCGCGACAGCGAGGGCAACGTCCAGGAGATCGCTCCGGGCGCGATGAATCTGATGACGGCGGGGCGCGGCATCGCGCATTCCGAGCGCACGCCGGATGCGCAGCGCGCCTCGGGCCAGCAGATGCTGGGCCTGCAGAGCTGGATCGCGCTGCCTGCCGGATCGGAGGAGATCGCGCCGTCATTCCAGCACTATGCGGCCGGCGATCTGCCGATGATCTCCGAGCGCGATTTCACCGCGCGGGTGATCGCGGGATCCTCGTTCGGCGTCACCTCGCCGGTCACGATGGTCTCGCCCTGGTTCTACACCGAGGTCACGGCCGTCGCCGGCGCGAGCGTGCCGCTCGACCCCGACCACGAGGAGCGCGCGATCTATGTGGTCGAGGGCGAGGTCGAGATCGCGAATGAGCGCTATGAGGGACCGCGGCTGCTGATCTTCCGCCCCGGCGACCGCATCACCGTGAAGGCGCTGAAGGCCACCCGGATGATGTTCCTCGGCGGCGATGCGCTGGAGGGGCCGCGCCATATCTGGTGGAATTTCGTCTCCTCCAGCAAGGAGCGGATCGAGCAGGCCAAGCAGGACTGGAAAACCGGCCGCTTCGCGGCAGTTCCGCAAGAACATGAGTTCATTCCGCTGCCGGAATAG
- a CDS encoding serine hydrolase domain-containing protein, with protein sequence MQSRAEIDEILRQKSDAREIPGVVAIAASGSDVLYQGAFGKRDLSKPDAMTADSVFWIASMTKAVTAAAAMQLVEQGKLSLDAPIGELLPDLANPQVLEGFDAGGEAKLRPAKRPITLRQLMTHTAGFCYNMWNGDLAVYLDKNGIPAITTCQNAALKTPIMTDPGTRWEYGINIDFVGKAVEAVSGKRLDAYLRDNLLSPLGMSDTAFKITDDMRKRLVGMHARGEDGQLASIPFELEQEPEFHMGGGGLYSTAADYIKFTQMILNKGRGNGNQVLKAETVATMGQNHIGDLAMGKMTTATPMYTNDVDLYPEQVKKWGLSFMINTAKTAEGRSAGSLAWAGLANTYYWIDPARDVTGVILMQLLPFADAICLETFAGFERGVYAGLDAGSGQKAA encoded by the coding sequence ATGCAAAGCCGAGCTGAGATCGACGAGATCCTGCGCCAGAAGAGCGACGCCAGGGAGATTCCCGGCGTCGTCGCCATCGCTGCGAGCGGTAGTGACGTGCTGTATCAGGGCGCGTTCGGAAAGCGCGACCTGTCCAAGCCCGATGCGATGACGGCGGATAGCGTGTTCTGGATCGCCTCGATGACAAAGGCGGTGACAGCGGCGGCCGCGATGCAACTGGTCGAGCAGGGCAAGCTGTCGCTGGATGCACCGATTGGCGAGCTGCTGCCCGATCTCGCCAACCCGCAGGTGCTCGAAGGCTTCGATGCCGGAGGCGAGGCGAAGCTGCGGCCGGCCAAGCGGCCGATCACGCTGCGCCAGCTCATGACGCACACCGCAGGCTTCTGCTACAATATGTGGAACGGCGATCTCGCCGTCTATCTGGACAAGAACGGCATTCCCGCGATCACCACCTGCCAGAACGCGGCGCTGAAGACGCCGATCATGACCGATCCGGGCACGCGCTGGGAATACGGCATCAACATCGATTTCGTCGGCAAGGCCGTGGAGGCCGTCAGCGGCAAGCGACTGGATGCCTACCTGCGCGACAATCTGTTGAGCCCGCTCGGCATGAGCGATACCGCGTTCAAGATCACGGACGACATGCGCAAGCGCCTCGTCGGCATGCATGCGCGCGGCGAGGACGGCCAGCTCGCATCGATCCCATTCGAGCTCGAGCAGGAGCCCGAATTCCACATGGGCGGCGGCGGCCTCTATTCGACTGCGGCCGATTACATCAAGTTCACGCAGATGATTTTGAACAAGGGGCGCGGCAACGGCAACCAGGTTCTGAAGGCCGAAACCGTCGCAACCATGGGGCAGAACCACATCGGCGATCTTGCCATGGGCAAGATGACGACGGCGACGCCGATGTACACCAACGACGTCGATCTCTATCCGGAGCAGGTGAAGAAGTGGGGCCTCAGCTTCATGATCAACACCGCCAAGACCGCCGAAGGCCGCAGCGCAGGCAGCCTCGCCTGGGCGGGCCTCGCCAACACCTATTACTGGATCGACCCGGCCCGCGACGTCACCGGCGTGATCCTGATGCAGCTGTTGCCCTTCGCCGATGCGATATGTCTGGAGACCTTCGCGGGATTCGAGCGCGGGGTTTATGCCGGGCTCGATGCGGGGAGCGGACAGAAGGCAGCGTAG
- a CDS encoding phosphoribosylaminoimidazolesuccinocarboxamide synthase, translating into MTTMLSSDLPLPKIGRGKVRDIYAIDDDRLLLVTTDRISAFDVVMGETIPMKGAVLTQISAFWFNELEGVVPHHMISADTDEIIAAVPALKPHRAEILGRAMLCKRTTVFPIECVIRGYLSGSAWKEYAGSGTLAGEKLKAGLVESEKLEPAIFSPATKAETGHDENITIAKMREVVGDEVAYTLESMTRAIYTLGEELAREQGIIIADTKFEFGGDKDGRIILIDEVMTPDSSRFWAVNAYKPGQPQASFDKQPLRDYLDVERRAGRWNGDAPPPPLPASVVEATSKRYLEAYRRVTGKELKI; encoded by the coding sequence ATGACCACCATGCTCTCCAGCGACCTGCCTCTGCCCAAGATCGGACGCGGCAAGGTGCGCGACATCTACGCCATCGACGATGACCGCCTGCTGCTCGTCACCACCGACCGCATCAGCGCCTTCGATGTCGTAATGGGCGAGACCATCCCGATGAAGGGCGCGGTGCTGACGCAAATCAGCGCGTTCTGGTTCAATGAGCTCGAAGGCGTGGTGCCGCATCACATGATCAGCGCCGATACCGACGAGATCATCGCCGCCGTACCGGCGTTGAAGCCGCACCGCGCCGAGATTCTCGGCCGCGCCATGCTGTGCAAACGCACCACCGTATTCCCGATCGAGTGCGTGATCCGCGGCTATCTTTCGGGCTCGGCCTGGAAGGAATATGCAGGCTCCGGCACGCTCGCCGGCGAGAAGCTGAAAGCCGGACTCGTCGAGAGCGAAAAACTGGAGCCGGCGATCTTCAGCCCGGCGACCAAGGCCGAGACCGGCCATGACGAGAACATCACCATCGCGAAGATGCGCGAAGTGGTCGGCGACGAGGTCGCCTATACGCTTGAGAGCATGACGCGGGCGATCTACACGCTCGGCGAGGAGCTGGCGCGCGAGCAAGGCATCATCATCGCCGACACCAAATTCGAGTTCGGCGGCGACAAGGATGGCCGCATCATCCTGATCGACGAGGTGATGACGCCGGATTCCTCGCGCTTCTGGGCAGTCAATGCCTACAAGCCCGGCCAACCACAGGCGAGTTTCGACAAGCAACCCTTGCGCGATTATCTCGACGTCGAGCGCCGCGCCGGCCGCTGGAACGGCGACGCCCCGCCGCCGCCGCTGCCGGCGAGCGTGGTGGAGGCGACCAGCAAGCGGTATCTGGAAGCGTATCGGCGGGTGACAGGGAAAGAGCTGAAGATTTAG
- a CDS encoding helix-turn-helix domain-containing protein, with amino-acid sequence MTLAATELAFRAASIALLLVLAAALVSDFGNVLAGRLGAAFALGSAAHAASYSVGVSPLVAGWHAPLIALSTGNIVVFWLFTRALFDDEFRLRRWHGSIWALVTAFSLAGCVWIAPGGHVRFSVTIVNLIVLCFIALAIGQTIASWTADLVERRRRVRVFIVVVAALYGGLNALLQIAVGGSAGDLVNTINAGVLAAVVAAIAYAMMRVDGADLFPVAAVPAPAIAPIRPVAEDAADQKLIDALMRLMADERVYRQENVTIGALAGRLRIPEYRLRRLINQRLGYRNFNVFLNNHRIEEAKAALADPAQAEVPVITIAMDAGFQSLGPFNRAFKAVTGVTPTEYRRRKANVA; translated from the coding sequence ATGACTCTTGCCGCAACCGAACTTGCCTTTCGTGCCGCCAGCATCGCGCTGCTGCTGGTTCTGGCTGCGGCGTTGGTCTCCGATTTCGGCAATGTACTGGCAGGGCGGCTAGGCGCTGCCTTCGCGTTGGGTTCGGCGGCGCATGCGGCGAGCTATTCGGTCGGCGTCTCGCCGCTGGTCGCGGGTTGGCATGCGCCGCTGATCGCGCTGTCGACCGGCAATATCGTGGTGTTCTGGTTGTTCACGCGCGCGCTGTTCGACGACGAGTTTCGGCTGCGCCGGTGGCACGGATCGATCTGGGCGCTGGTGACGGCCTTCAGCTTGGCAGGGTGCGTCTGGATTGCGCCGGGCGGCCACGTGCGGTTCTCCGTGACAATAGTCAATCTGATCGTGCTCTGTTTCATCGCGCTTGCGATCGGGCAGACGATCGCCTCATGGACCGCCGATTTGGTGGAGCGGCGGCGTCGCGTTCGCGTTTTCATCGTCGTGGTCGCGGCACTGTATGGCGGCTTGAATGCGCTGCTCCAGATCGCGGTCGGCGGCAGCGCGGGCGATCTCGTGAACACGATCAACGCCGGCGTGCTCGCGGCCGTCGTCGCGGCCATCGCGTACGCGATGATGCGCGTCGACGGCGCCGATCTGTTTCCGGTTGCGGCCGTGCCCGCACCGGCGATCGCGCCGATCCGGCCCGTGGCCGAGGACGCCGCGGACCAAAAACTGATCGACGCGCTGATGCGGCTGATGGCGGACGAACGGGTCTATCGCCAGGAGAACGTCACCATCGGCGCGCTTGCGGGCCGGCTGAGGATTCCCGAATACCGGCTCCGCCGGCTGATCAATCAGCGCCTCGGCTACCGCAACTTCAATGTGTTCCTGAACAATCACCGCATCGAGGAGGCCAAGGCCGCGCTCGCCGATCCCGCCCAGGCCGAGGTCCCCGTGATCACCATCGCCATGGACGCCGGCTTCCAGTCGCTCGGCCCGTTCAACCGCGCCTTCAAGGCGGTCACTGGTGTGACGCCGACGGAATATCGGCGGCGGAAAGCGAATGTGGCGTAG
- a CDS encoding MmgE/PrpD family protein, whose protein sequence is MAHETATLAAYVFNLKYQDIPAEVLDRAKVLTLDFLGSAIRARREAESTPSILKMLEALALDTKGESTVFGDTKTWTPAVAALLNGALGHSLDFDDTHADSSLHPSAPVVPAAFAVGEMVGASGRDVLTAIVAGYEVCCRLGNALDPTSHYARGFHPTATAGTYGAAAAAGKLFGLSEQQLIAAFGISGSQAAGSLQFLVNGAWNKRYQVGAAAMNGVIAATLARNDFVGATESVEGKHGLLAGYTDDAHPDKAVAELGKTYETMKIGVKPYPSCRYTHAAIDALIAMRREHNLTPDQVKRVEIGLHRNGITLTGDAATKRHPRSIVGGQFSMFFTGALALDQGSFGWDDYNRLGDAAIDALADKFDVVQDDRLEVGRTHPFGARVSITTDDGVHERLYADPSGEPTFFPDAQAMQQKFLTLARPVLNARAEKFADAIMTLERFDRVAKATELGRQ, encoded by the coding sequence ATGGCTCACGAAACCGCAACGCTCGCCGCCTATGTCTTCAATCTGAAATACCAGGATATTCCGGCGGAGGTGCTGGATCGCGCCAAAGTTCTGACGCTGGACTTCCTCGGCAGCGCGATCCGGGCCAGGCGCGAGGCGGAATCGACCCCGTCAATACTGAAAATGCTGGAAGCGCTGGCCCTCGACACCAAGGGCGAATCCACCGTGTTCGGCGATACCAAGACCTGGACGCCGGCAGTCGCAGCCCTGCTCAACGGCGCGCTCGGCCATTCCCTCGATTTCGACGACACGCACGCGGACTCCTCGCTGCATCCGAGCGCGCCGGTTGTGCCGGCCGCCTTCGCCGTCGGCGAGATGGTCGGCGCCTCCGGGCGCGACGTGCTGACAGCGATCGTCGCGGGTTATGAGGTCTGCTGCCGGCTCGGCAATGCGCTCGACCCGACCTCGCACTATGCGCGTGGCTTCCACCCGACAGCGACCGCCGGCACCTATGGTGCGGCCGCGGCGGCCGGAAAGCTTTTCGGCCTCTCCGAGCAACAGCTCATCGCCGCCTTCGGCATCTCCGGCAGCCAGGCCGCGGGCTCGCTGCAATTTCTGGTCAACGGCGCCTGGAACAAACGCTACCAGGTCGGCGCCGCCGCGATGAACGGCGTGATTGCAGCGACGCTGGCGCGCAACGATTTCGTCGGCGCGACGGAATCGGTCGAAGGCAAGCACGGCCTGCTCGCCGGCTACACCGACGATGCGCATCCGGACAAGGCGGTGGCCGAGCTCGGCAAGACCTACGAGACCATGAAGATCGGCGTGAAGCCCTATCCGAGCTGCCGCTACACCCATGCTGCGATCGACGCGCTGATCGCGATGCGGCGCGAGCACAATTTGACGCCGGACCAGGTCAAGCGCGTCGAGATCGGCCTGCACCGCAACGGCATCACGCTGACCGGCGATGCCGCGACCAAGCGCCATCCACGCTCGATCGTCGGCGGCCAGTTCTCGATGTTCTTCACCGGCGCGCTGGCGCTGGACCAGGGCTCATTCGGCTGGGACGATTACAACCGCCTTGGCGACGCCGCCATCGACGCACTCGCCGACAAGTTCGACGTCGTGCAGGACGACCGGCTCGAGGTCGGCCGCACCCATCCGTTCGGCGCCCGCGTCAGCATCACCACCGACGACGGCGTACATGAGCGACTCTATGCCGATCCTTCAGGAGAGCCGACCTTCTTCCCCGACGCACAAGCGATGCAGCAGAAGTTCTTGACGCTGGCGCGCCCCGTGCTGAACGCACGCGCCGAAAAATTCGCGGACGCGATCATGACGCTGGAGCGGTTCGACCGCGTGGCCAAGGCGACGGAATTGGGAAGACAGTAG
- a CDS encoding NAD-dependent succinate-semialdehyde dehydrogenase, whose amino-acid sequence MTPTAAARAPQATATLRDRLKDPSLLKEACYIDGAWVGTPVFAVNNPATGVELAKVPQLSADDATKAVEAAERAFPAWAKHTAKQRSNILRKWFELIVANREDLALILTSEQGKPLTEALGEVDIGGAYVEFFAEEARRVYGETIPTQRPDARLLAIKQPIGVCGAITPWNFPNSMITRKVSPALAAGCTVVLKPANETPLSALALAALAEKAGVPKGVFNIVTGDASPIGKVLCEHPAVRFVGFTGSTAVGKILYQQASVGVKRLGLELGGNAPFVVFDDADIDAAVEGAIVSKYRNMGQTCVCANRLYAQDKVYDEFVQKLSKKVAAMKIGDGTESGVTQGPLINMKAVDKVERHIADAIKRGAKIVTGGKRSKLGRSFFEPTVLADVKSDSLVSQEETFGPLAPVIRFKDEADVIAMCNASPFGLASYFYSRDLGRVWRVAEALESGMVGVNTGLITTEVAPFGGVKESGLGREGSHHGMEEYVEIKYVMMAGV is encoded by the coding sequence ATGACCCCGACCGCCGCTGCACGCGCCCCGCAAGCCACCGCCACCCTGCGCGACCGGTTGAAGGACCCTTCGCTCCTGAAGGAAGCCTGCTACATCGATGGTGCCTGGGTCGGCACGCCGGTTTTTGCAGTGAACAATCCTGCGACCGGCGTCGAGCTCGCAAAAGTCCCGCAGTTGTCGGCGGATGACGCCACCAAGGCGGTCGAGGCCGCCGAGCGCGCCTTTCCGGCCTGGGCCAAGCACACCGCCAAGCAGCGATCCAATATCTTACGGAAATGGTTCGAGCTGATCGTCGCCAATCGCGAGGATCTCGCGCTGATCCTCACCTCCGAGCAGGGCAAGCCGCTCACCGAAGCGCTCGGCGAGGTCGATATCGGCGGCGCCTATGTCGAGTTCTTCGCCGAGGAGGCGAGGCGCGTCTATGGCGAAACCATTCCGACGCAGCGGCCCGACGCGCGGCTGCTCGCGATCAAGCAGCCGATCGGTGTCTGCGGCGCGATCACGCCGTGGAATTTCCCGAACTCGATGATCACGCGCAAGGTGTCCCCGGCGCTCGCTGCCGGCTGCACGGTGGTGCTGAAGCCGGCCAACGAAACGCCGCTGTCGGCGCTCGCGCTGGCGGCGCTTGCCGAGAAGGCCGGCGTGCCCAAGGGCGTTTTCAACATCGTTACCGGCGATGCCTCGCCGATCGGCAAGGTGCTGTGCGAGCATCCGGCCGTGCGCTTCGTCGGCTTCACCGGCTCGACCGCGGTCGGCAAGATCCTCTACCAGCAGGCCTCCGTCGGCGTTAAGCGGCTTGGTCTCGAACTCGGCGGCAACGCGCCCTTCGTGGTGTTCGACGACGCCGACATCGACGCCGCGGTCGAAGGCGCGATCGTCTCGAAATACCGCAACATGGGCCAGACCTGCGTCTGCGCCAACCGCCTCTACGCCCAGGACAAGGTTTACGACGAGTTCGTGCAGAAGCTGTCGAAGAAGGTCGCCGCGATGAAGATCGGCGACGGCACCGAGAGCGGCGTCACGCAGGGCCCGCTGATCAACATGAAGGCCGTGGACAAGGTTGAGCGCCACATTGCGGATGCCATCAAGCGCGGCGCCAAAATCGTGACCGGCGGCAAGCGCAGCAAGCTCGGACGCTCCTTCTTCGAGCCGACCGTGCTGGCCGACGTCAAATCGGACTCGCTGGTGTCGCAGGAGGAAACCTTTGGTCCGCTCGCGCCGGTGATCCGCTTCAAGGACGAAGCCGACGTCATCGCGATGTGCAACGCCTCGCCGTTTGGCTTGGCGTCGTATTTCTATTCGCGCGATCTCGGCCGCGTCTGGCGCGTCGCCGAGGCGCTGGAATCCGGCATGGTCGGCGTCAACACCGGCCTCATCACCACGGAAGTCGCGCCTTTCGGCGGCGTCAAGGAAAGCGGCCTGGGCCGCGAAGGCTCGCATCACGGCATGGAAGAATATGTCGAGATCAAATATGTGATGATGGCGGGGGTGTGA
- a CDS encoding serine hydrolase has translation MTRRRKIILLTTAIACAGLALGAARARDVPKVATAFVADILCSETFVSGLAPRRNFVETNDAMPGTSLIAWAMEYQVDRVRKDVTVTLFGIGRSHAVYRGEGLGCTLEHGAGFAAVEPPADDGQPALLPEIAGASIVPLQSPSLAAALDRAFTEPAQPPYRRTRAVVVMKSGRVIAERYADGIGPETPLLGFSMTKSVISALIGVLVRQGKLKLDGPAPVAAWNDPDDPRHAITVDQLLRHTAGLALGSSLQASLGSAFEPVNRMKFVESDMAAYAESIPLETAPGTAWNYHDGNILILSHLIRNAAGGTAEAALRFARRELFAPLGMRHVVLQLDGSGTIEGSSEMLASARDWARFGQLYLNDGVAGGKRILPEGWVNYTASATPNAWVGIGAGFWTNQDDSLGANFRVTHGWPRDAFFAKGTIGQYTIVIPSERLVIVRLGRSPNAPPEADGVFDLVRDVVAAAREKGKLAGVD, from the coding sequence GTGACCCGCCGCCGCAAGATCATCCTCCTCACCACCGCCATTGCCTGTGCCGGCCTTGCACTCGGCGCCGCACGCGCCCGTGACGTGCCCAAGGTCGCCACCGCCTTCGTCGCCGACATCCTGTGCTCCGAGACGTTCGTCTCCGGCCTCGCTCCCCGGCGCAACTTCGTCGAGACCAATGATGCCATGCCCGGGACGAGCCTGATCGCCTGGGCGATGGAGTATCAGGTCGACCGCGTGCGCAAGGATGTCACGGTGACGCTGTTCGGCATCGGCCGCAGCCATGCCGTCTATCGCGGCGAGGGTCTCGGCTGCACGCTCGAGCATGGCGCGGGGTTTGCCGCCGTGGAGCCGCCCGCGGACGATGGGCAGCCCGCGTTGTTGCCCGAGATCGCCGGCGCCTCGATCGTGCCGCTGCAAAGCCCCTCACTTGCCGCCGCGCTCGACCGCGCTTTCACCGAGCCTGCGCAGCCGCCCTACCGGCGCACCCGCGCAGTGGTCGTGATGAAGTCGGGCCGCGTCATCGCGGAGCGTTATGCGGACGGCATTGGACCGGAGACGCCGCTGCTCGGCTTCTCCATGACGAAATCCGTCATCTCGGCACTAATAGGAGTGCTGGTGCGCCAGGGCAAGCTCAAGCTCGACGGGCCCGCGCCGGTCGCGGCCTGGAACGATCCTGATGATCCGCGCCATGCCATCACGGTCGATCAGCTTCTGCGCCACACCGCGGGCCTTGCGCTTGGCAGCTCCCTGCAGGCCTCGCTCGGCTCCGCCTTCGAGCCGGTCAACCGGATGAAGTTCGTGGAATCGGACATGGCGGCCTATGCCGAAAGCATCCCGCTCGAGACCGCGCCCGGTACCGCGTGGAATTACCACGATGGAAACATCCTGATTCTCTCGCATTTGATCCGCAATGCGGCCGGTGGCACGGCGGAAGCGGCACTACGCTTTGCGCGCCGCGAACTGTTCGCCCCGCTCGGCATGCGCCATGTCGTCCTCCAACTCGACGGCTCCGGCACGATCGAAGGGTCGAGCGAGATGCTCGCATCCGCGCGCGACTGGGCGCGCTTCGGCCAGCTCTATCTCAATGACGGCGTCGCCGGCGGCAAGCGCATCCTCCCCGAGGGCTGGGTGAACTACACGGCCTCGGCGACGCCGAATGCCTGGGTCGGCATCGGCGCCGGCTTCTGGACCAACCAGGATGACAGTCTTGGCGCGAATTTCCGCGTTACACATGGCTGGCCGCGCGACGCCTTCTTCGCCAAGGGTACGATCGGCCAGTACACCATCGTGATCCCGTCGGAGCGGCTTGTGATCGTGCGCCTCGGCCGCTCGCCGAACGCGCCGCCGGAAGCGGACGGCGTGTTCGATCTGGTGCGCGATGTGGTGGCCGCGGCGCGCGAGAAGGGAAAGCTGGCGGGAGTGGATTGA